In Mycolicibacterium aubagnense, the DNA window GAACCCGACATCCTCGGGCTATACGAAGGCGTCGCCCTCACCGAGCGCGATTCGTTCTACGCGGGCGCGCTGCCCGACACCATCACGATCTATCGCGATGCCCTGCTGGACATGTGCGACTCCGAGGAAGAGGTGGTCGACGAGGTCGCCATCACGGTGATCCACGAGGTCGCGCACCATTTCGGCATCGACGACGCGCGACTGCACGAGCTGGGCTGGGGTTGAGCAGCGCGGCACCCCGATTTTGTCGGACCGCGGTGTTACAACAGAGGCCATGAGCACCACCTGCCGCAACTGCGTGGACGGGCTGGCGCACTGCCACGGCACGGTCATCGTGCACGTCGGTCAGCCCGCCGAATGCACCGATGAAACGTGCGCGCTGCCCGAATCCGAACACGCGTTGCGCATCGACTGCGACGTCGTCGGCTGCGGCTGCGCAGAGCCCGCTGTGGGACTGCGCGCCACGGGGTAGTCGTCAGCCCATGGGGTCGGGCGCCGGAGGCGCCTCGGGATCATGTCCCGGGTAGAACGGCGGCAGCACCGCTCCCCACTGCACGCAGCTCCATCGCCCATCCGTGATCGGGCTGAGCACCACGCATTGCCCGTTGCCCAGGTGATGCTCCAACGCGAAATCCGCGTCCACACCGGCCATTTGCGCGGCCACCAGGCGGATCGCGGCGCCATGGCTCACCACCAGGATGTCGCCGGCCCAGTCGTGGTTGTCCAGATTGCGCAGCCGCAGGTTCGTCAGCACCGGTACATACCGGTCCAGCACCTCGCGCCCGGTCTCCCCACCGGGCATCGCGACATCCAGCTTGCCCCGCTGCCAGTCCTCGTACCGGGCTTCGAACTGCTCGATGGCCTCTGCGTCACTCCGGTCTTCCAGGTCGCCGACCTGCACCTCGTGGATGCCGTGGGCCTCGACCGGTTCGAGTCCGAGCCCGTCCGCGATGTCGGCGGCCGTTTGAATCGCGCGCTGCGCCACCGAATGCACCACCAGACCGACGGGGTGCGCCCAATCGATCCCGAAGTCGCGCGCCTGTTGATGGCCGAGCTGCGTCAGCGGCGCGCCGGGCGGCCGGGTGTCCAACCGCTTGGCGACGTTCGCCTCCGACTGCCCGTGCCGCACCAGAACCAAGCGCCCACTCATGTCCGGTCCCCCTCTCTCAACTCCGCCAACCACTGCGCCGCCTCATCGGTGACCGGCGGCGCCGCGCCGGCGGCCACCCCCGTCGGCCACGAACCCAGGTACCGCACGTCGGCCACCCGCCGGTGCAGCGCCTTCAGTGCCTCGGCGACCGGTGCGTCGTCGATATGTCCGACGCAGTCCAGGAAGAAGATGTAGGTGCCCAATTCCGTTCTGGTGGGCCGAGATTCGATGCGGGTCAGGTCGATGTCCCGGATGGAGAACTCGGTCATGGCAGCCACCAGGGCACCTGGTTCGTTGCGCAGCCGAAGGACGACGGACGTGCGGTCGGCGCCGGTGCGCGGCGGCGGCGGACCGGGCCGGCCGACGAGCACGAAACGTGTTCTGGCATTGGGTTCGTCGACCACACCGTCGGCCAGCGAGTCCAAT includes these proteins:
- a CDS encoding metallopeptidase family protein, which translates into the protein MPVRMGRQRFEELVSDALDLIPPRLAAALDNVVVLVQPRHPDEPDILGLYEGVALTERDSFYAGALPDTITIYRDALLDMCDSEEEVVDEVAITVIHEVAHHFGIDDARLHELGWG
- a CDS encoding histidine phosphatase family protein — its product is MSGRLVLVRHGQSEANVAKRLDTRPPGAPLTQLGHQQARDFGIDWAHPVGLVVHSVAQRAIQTAADIADGLGLEPVEAHGIHEVQVGDLEDRSDAEAIEQFEARYEDWQRGKLDVAMPGGETGREVLDRYVPVLTNLRLRNLDNHDWAGDILVVSHGAAIRLVAAQMAGVDADFALEHHLGNGQCVVLSPITDGRWSCVQWGAVLPPFYPGHDPEAPPAPDPMG